In Podospora pseudoanserina strain CBS 124.78 chromosome 5, whole genome shotgun sequence, a single window of DNA contains:
- the SDS23 gene encoding cell separation during budding (COG:C; EggNog:ENOG503NU9M), translating into MDIPGAQESAANSSNSSLGATLSTSQTERNKSGHIAAHRQSFAEDQRRPPPSPRSHRHPSLTQQAVQELMNHPPINRHANPQYAGRNWQEIAVGELAVADDVKWTDLDESVQDATLTLLKNHPTNAVLVRETPTSKRAISTFDYSDLNAYLLVVVGLAKPEEEQIELYDHIAKSAQAQTPVALREIQPILKKSELVALPAEATLDAAVEAFGSGIHRLLITNSAREVIGILSQLRLLEFFWKEAVNFPVIDRLYGSVLRDLQIGSTQIIAVNADGPLADALLLMHNEGLTSVAVVDQGLNVLGNISTADLRLLTSTNNLPLLKRSCMHFISVILNERGVEHGRDSFPVFYVNPYSTLAHTVAKLVATRSHRMWVVETASPSPSAPATPLLQPVQLGVTAATAPPPTSVTGVGSSSSPGPQPTVLVSSQTPSAPQSPLPGQSFSSVPSASLPGAHVSGRLSGVVSLTDVLNLFAKSSGLRPSDPSEQRARRRRSSSASVRPSLDVGRGSVEFRR; encoded by the exons ATGGACATCCCTGGTGCTCAAGAGAGCGCTGCCAACAGCTCCAACAGCTCACTGGGCGCAACTCTCTCGACTTCCCAGACTGAGCGCAACAAATCTGGCCATATTGCTGCTCATAGACAGAGCTTTGCCGAGGACCAGAgacgccctcctccttcccctcgcAGCCATCGACACCCATCTCTCACCCAACAAGCCGTCCAAGAGCTTATgaaccaccccccaatcAACCGACACGCCAATCCCCAGTATGCCGGTAGGAACTGGCAGGAAATTGCAGTCGGGGAATTGGCTGTGGCAGATGATGTGAAGTGGACCGATCTTGACGAGAGTGTTCAGGATGCCACGCTG ACACTCCTCAAAAACCATCCCACCAATGCGGTCCTTGTACGAGAGACCCCCACATCAAAACGAGCCATCTCCACGTTTGACTACAGCGATCTGAACGCCTACTtattggtggtggtcgggcTTGCGAAacctgaggaggagcagatcGAGCTATACGACCACATCGCGAAGAGTGCCCAGGCCCAGACACCTGTAGCGCTCCGGGAGATCCAGCCTATTCTGAAGAAGAGCGAACTGGTAGCTTTGCCGGCCGAGGCAACTTTGGACGCGGCTGTGGAGGCTTTCGGAAGCGGCATCCATCGGTTACTGATTACCAACAGCGCTAGAGAGGTTATTGGAATTCTGAGCCAGCTCCGTCTGCTCGAGTTCTTCTGGAAGGAAGCGGTCAATTTTCCTGTTATTGACCGTCTGTACGGGAGTGTGCTGCGAGATCTTCAGATTGGTAGCACTCAGATCATCGCTGTCAA TGCCGATGGGCCTCTCGCTGATGCCCTTCTGTTGATGCACAACGAGGGCCTGACTTCGGTTGCAGTGGTCGATCAAGGCCTCAACGTTCTCGGGAATATTTCAACAGCAGATCTGAGGCTTTTGACCAGTACGAACAACCTGCCCCTTCTCAAGCGCTCGTGCATGCACTTCATCAGCGTTATCCTCAACGAGCGTGGCGTCGAACATGGACGTGATTCTTTCCCGGTTTTTTACGTCAATCCTTACTCCACACTTGCGCACACAGTGGCCAAGCTCGTTGCGACAAGATCTCACCGGATGTGGGTTGTCGAGACGGCTTCACCTTCCCCTAGTGCTCCCGCTACACCGTTACTCCAGCCGGTTCAGCTGGGAGTTACGGCTGCAACGGCTCCTCCACCTACGTCAGTCACTGGTGTTGGGTCGTCATCAAGCCCTGGCCCACAACCAACTGTTCTTGTTTCTTCGCAAACCCCCTCAGCGCCCCAATCGCCGCTGCCAGGACAGTCATTCTCTTCGGTGCCTTCTGCCAGCTTGCCTGGGGCACATGTCTCTGGGAGGTTGTCCGGGGTTGTCTCGCTGACAGATGTGCTGAATCTCTTTGCGAAATCGAGCGGGCTTCGGCCTTCGGATCCCTCGGAACAGAGGGCTCGGAGAAGACGGAGCTCGAGTGCATCTGTCCGGCCAAGTTTGGAtgtggggagaggaagcgTTGAGTTTAGGAGGTAG